In Paenibacillus sp. FSL R7-0345, a single window of DNA contains:
- a CDS encoding DHA2 family efflux MFS transporter permease subunit has product MAKENVQTAALPKEILMAAWAIALGAIAPMLDSTMVNIAIDQLTRDFNTTLHIIQWAITGYVLALAVAVPVSGWLMNQFNGKRVFIGAVIAFGIISALVGFSWDISSFICFRLLQGFSAGVITTLMFTLLVKTAGQDNLGRVMAIVSTPMIFGPILGPVIGGFIVQGASWHWIFFINVFVVVAAAPLMMKKIPEFEPFNKESKLDLFGIIVLSSMSAALIYGITKAADHASFNNSETILWSSIGLALAVIYLAYNRIRRNQTVLPLNLFAHTSFTASSIGLFLANIAIMGPMLILPLFFQNFRHFTAIETAIALIPQGVGMLITRPFLGRMIDTIGAKYVVLVSLVLSLIGSIPLIFITDTTSMIWISVVLFIRGASIGGISLPLTSEAYIGLDSKQLPEAGVGINIIENLGASFGSAVIATVVATVIQGLQPTTANGLTAYHAGFLVSTVVLAFILIPGLFLTDKRRAK; this is encoded by the coding sequence ATGGCAAAAGAGAACGTACAGACAGCAGCATTACCCAAAGAAATCCTCATGGCAGCCTGGGCCATTGCCCTGGGAGCGATCGCCCCGATGCTTGACTCTACAATGGTGAACATCGCAATTGATCAGCTAACCAGGGATTTTAACACAACCCTCCATATCATCCAGTGGGCGATTACAGGCTATGTTCTGGCCCTCGCGGTTGCGGTCCCCGTATCCGGCTGGCTAATGAACCAATTTAACGGTAAAAGAGTATTCATCGGCGCCGTTATCGCCTTCGGTATCATCTCTGCTCTGGTCGGATTCAGCTGGGACATATCCAGCTTCATCTGCTTCCGTCTGCTGCAGGGCTTTAGCGCCGGAGTCATTACCACCCTGATGTTTACCCTTCTGGTCAAAACCGCCGGTCAGGACAATCTCGGCCGGGTCATGGCTATCGTCAGCACCCCGATGATCTTCGGCCCCATCCTGGGACCTGTAATCGGCGGCTTCATTGTTCAAGGGGCGTCCTGGCACTGGATTTTCTTCATCAACGTGTTCGTTGTTGTGGCTGCTGCACCGCTGATGATGAAAAAAATCCCTGAATTCGAGCCCTTCAATAAAGAAAGTAAGCTCGATCTGTTCGGGATCATTGTTCTGTCATCTATGAGTGCAGCCCTGATCTACGGTATTACAAAAGCAGCCGATCATGCCTCCTTCAACAACAGCGAAACCATACTTTGGAGCAGCATCGGCCTTGCATTAGCTGTTATCTATCTGGCATATAACCGGATCAGAAGGAATCAGACGGTACTGCCGCTGAATTTATTTGCCCACACAAGCTTCACAGCCTCCAGCATCGGTTTGTTCCTCGCCAACATTGCCATTATGGGCCCCATGCTGATTCTTCCTTTATTCTTTCAGAACTTCCGGCATTTCACGGCAATCGAAACTGCCATCGCCCTAATCCCCCAGGGAGTCGGAATGCTGATCACCCGGCCTTTCCTTGGCAGAATGATCGATACAATCGGTGCCAAATATGTCGTTCTAGTCAGCCTTGTCCTTTCCCTGATCGGCTCCATTCCGCTAATCTTCATTACCGACACAACAAGTATGATTTGGATCTCCGTCGTCCTGTTCATCCGCGGAGCCAGCATCGGGGGGATCAGCCTTCCCTTAACAAGTGAGGCCTACATTGGGCTTGACAGCAAGCAGCTTCCGGAAGCCGGTGTAGGAATTAATATTATCGAAAATCTTGGCGCAAGCTTCGGCTCTGCCGTCATTGCAACTGTTGTGGCAACAGTCATCCAAGGCTTGCAGCCTACCACTGCCAACGGGTTAACAGCTTACCACGCCGGGTTTCTGGTATCCACCGTTGTGCTTGCGTTTATTTTGATTCCGGGCTTGTTTTTAACGGATAAGAGAAGGGCTAAATGA
- a CDS encoding ABC transporter permease subunit, with amino-acid sequence MILLAVFAYYPLYGWVYAFFDYMPPIPLSESPFVGFKWFHSLVENQVKIDQLLQVVKNTFGISGLGILFSWLPMIFAIFLTEIKAVRFRKFIQTVTTLPNFISWVLVYSLAFTMFSSEGIVNGFLHQLGLADSPVLFLQSSEHVWITQWVWVTWKTLGWSAILYIAAIMGIDESLYEAAYVDGATRMQVIRHVVLPSMLPTYFVLLMLQIASFLNNGLEQYFVFQNAFNKENIQVLDLYVYNLAMGGGSYSVSVAISMLKSLISVVLLFSVNGLSKLLRGEGIV; translated from the coding sequence ATGATTTTACTGGCCGTCTTTGCCTATTATCCGCTGTATGGATGGGTATATGCCTTTTTCGACTATATGCCGCCCATTCCTTTGTCCGAATCTCCTTTTGTCGGCTTTAAATGGTTTCACTCGCTGGTAGAAAATCAAGTCAAAATTGATCAGTTGCTGCAGGTGGTCAAGAATACGTTCGGGATAAGCGGACTCGGCATCCTGTTCTCCTGGCTCCCCATGATCTTTGCCATCTTCCTGACGGAAATCAAGGCGGTCCGGTTCCGGAAATTTATCCAGACCGTTACCACCCTTCCCAACTTCATCAGCTGGGTATTGGTATACTCTTTAGCCTTTACCATGTTTTCCAGCGAAGGCATTGTGAACGGCTTTTTGCATCAGCTCGGGCTTGCGGATTCGCCTGTGCTCTTCCTCCAGAGCTCGGAGCATGTCTGGATCACCCAATGGGTCTGGGTCACCTGGAAAACGCTGGGCTGGTCAGCCATCCTGTACATTGCCGCCATTATGGGGATTGATGAATCCCTCTATGAAGCCGCTTATGTAGACGGGGCAACGAGAATGCAGGTTATCCGGCATGTGGTGCTGCCTAGTATGCTGCCAACCTATTTCGTGCTGCTTATGCTCCAGATTGCAAGCTTCCTTAACAATGGCCTGGAGCAATATTTTGTATTCCAGAATGCATTTAACAAGGAGAATATTCAGGTCCTGGACCTCTACGTGTATAACCTGGCCATGGGAGGCGGAAGCTACTCCGTTTCGGTTGCCATCAGCATGCTCAAGAGCCTGATCAGCGTAGTGCTTCTCTTTTCCGTAAACGGACTTTCAAAACTATTGAGAGGAGAGGGCATCGTATGA
- a CDS encoding SDR family NAD(P)-dependent oxidoreductase, giving the protein MIQWAFVTGADRGVGLSLVKGLLGHGYHVFAGQYAGTGNAGAGSELGQLEESSGGRLKRIPLDISDADSVGKALKAVAAVTDRLDILINNGAILGDMQATIEDELDFEEMDQVFRVNALGALRMSNGLIRPILKSGSKLIVNISSEAGSIGSCWRNAWYAYCMSKSALNMQSQLIHNQIAPKGGKVMVIHPGHVQTYMQGKLDTAGKLTPDESAGSILKLVEQRLDPGYAGEGLALIDYAGETLPW; this is encoded by the coding sequence ATGATACAGTGGGCATTCGTTACAGGAGCAGACCGTGGAGTCGGGCTCAGCCTGGTTAAGGGATTGCTGGGACATGGCTATCATGTATTTGCCGGACAATATGCAGGGACTGGAAACGCCGGAGCCGGAAGTGAGCTGGGGCAGCTGGAGGAGTCAAGTGGGGGTCGGCTAAAGCGTATCCCGCTTGATATCAGCGATGCGGACAGTGTCGGCAAGGCGCTGAAAGCGGTGGCAGCGGTCACGGACCGGCTGGACATTCTGATCAATAACGGAGCTATTCTCGGTGACATGCAGGCGACGATTGAGGATGAGCTGGATTTTGAGGAAATGGATCAGGTGTTCCGTGTGAATGCGCTGGGGGCGCTGAGAATGTCTAACGGGCTGATCCGGCCCATATTAAAAAGCGGGAGCAAGCTCATCGTCAACATTTCCTCCGAAGCAGGCAGCATCGGCAGCTGCTGGCGGAACGCATGGTATGCTTATTGCATGTCCAAGTCTGCACTTAATATGCAGTCCCAGCTGATCCACAATCAGATCGCCCCTAAAGGCGGCAAGGTGATGGTCATTCATCCCGGTCATGTCCAGACTTATATGCAGGGCAAGCTGGATACAGCGGGCAAGCTGACACCGGACGAGTCGGCCGGGAGTATCCTGAAGCTTGTAGAGCAGCGGCTTGATCCGGGCTATGCGGGCGAAGGGCTTGCGCTGATTGATTATGCCGGGGAGACACTGCCCTGGTAA
- a CDS encoding sugar ABC transporter permease has protein sequence MGSSYNRQRILILITFLFVPLGLLGLFTYYPAVRLLYLSFTDWDGISKTVNFLGLDNYREVFTNPDLFGVFIHQIPYVLGGVLQNIVAILFAVILNSRIKGRNLFRVLLFVPYIMNGVAVAFMFQYVFDTNNGSLNALLGMAGLSSLQHSWLGDTSLVNFSLASVSFWRYMGYTMIIYLGALQSIPGDMYEAATIDGANRFQSLWYLTLPSLTQVIQLNMFLTLSGALAVFDLPFVLTKGGPVGSSETFLLKTTETAFTFNNYGLASAMSIVLLILTVVILLAQNFALKRKGDA, from the coding sequence ATGGGGAGCTCTTATAACAGACAACGGATTCTTATATTAATCACTTTTCTGTTTGTTCCGCTTGGCTTGCTGGGGCTGTTTACTTATTATCCGGCGGTCAGGCTGCTATACCTCAGCTTTACGGACTGGGACGGGATCAGCAAGACGGTTAATTTCCTTGGGCTGGACAACTACAGGGAGGTCTTCACCAATCCGGATTTGTTCGGGGTGTTTATTCACCAGATCCCTTATGTGCTCGGCGGGGTGCTGCAGAATATCGTGGCGATCCTGTTCGCCGTTATTCTGAATTCGCGGATTAAGGGACGCAATCTGTTCCGGGTGCTGCTGTTCGTTCCTTATATTATGAACGGTGTGGCGGTCGCTTTTATGTTCCAGTATGTGTTTGACACCAATAACGGTTCCCTGAATGCGCTGCTCGGCATGGCCGGCCTGTCTTCCCTGCAGCACAGCTGGCTCGGAGACACCTCGCTCGTTAACTTTTCACTAGCCTCGGTCAGCTTCTGGAGGTACATGGGCTATACGATGATCATTTATCTCGGCGCGCTGCAGTCGATTCCCGGTGATATGTACGAAGCTGCTACCATCGACGGCGCAAACCGGTTCCAGTCCCTGTGGTATCTGACGCTGCCGAGCCTGACCCAGGTTATCCAGCTGAATATGTTCCTGACCTTAAGCGGTGCCCTGGCGGTGTTCGATCTGCCGTTTGTACTGACCAAAGGCGGGCCTGTCGGCTCCAGTGAGACCTTCCTGCTGAAGACGACGGAGACGGCGTTCACCTTCAATAATTACGGCCTGGCCTCGGCCATGAGCATTGTGCTGCTGATTCTGACCGTAGTGATCCTGCTGGCACAGAATTTCGCGCTAAAACGCAAGGGGGATGCCTGA
- a CDS encoding HAMP domain-containing sensor histidine kinase translates to MRFWHKILLAVLALFIIALDVSVIMVMKKSWQLNMDSETRRAASEQTLIANNIFENLDSIRARGNTLTPVLLASVAQSYGDHYHSQGIGLELRENGRLIYPNSGSGQADGKERQNEHIITLSMPLPAPYQDLELTYNRDISGLYAQQQELNRFFVLINWIAGPVLALLLYLLIRRLTKPLKQLSETTRTIAEGDYSNRVELHSRDEFGELAVHFNRMAAAVEQRMTELSDMAEEKQRMVDNLAHELRTPLTSMQGFAEFLTSANIGQEEQIKAGHYIWSETVRLKNLAFKLLDLSVLRHQPLVLSGVEVSGLFEAVMETEQHKLKESGIPLERVSSIPAVRGDADLLAAFLVNLIENAVHASKPGSRVRLLAYEHNGEAVLEVRDSGSGMTPEQSKRAFEPFYRADPARSRLYGNAGLGLSLCRQIAEAHQARIELESEPGQGTCIRLILQLHNNLPPTL, encoded by the coding sequence ATGCGGTTCTGGCATAAGATTCTGCTCGCCGTACTTGCTCTCTTTATTATTGCCCTTGATGTAAGTGTCATTATGGTGATGAAAAAAAGCTGGCAGCTGAATATGGACAGCGAAACCAGACGGGCAGCCAGCGAGCAGACGTTAATCGCAAACAATATATTTGAAAATCTCGATTCAATCCGTGCGCGCGGCAACACCTTGACCCCGGTCCTGCTGGCCAGTGTAGCGCAGTCGTACGGGGATCATTACCACAGCCAGGGAATCGGCCTTGAGCTGCGGGAAAATGGAAGATTAATTTATCCCAATAGCGGCAGCGGACAGGCTGACGGGAAAGAAAGGCAGAATGAGCATATCATCACTTTGTCCATGCCGCTGCCGGCACCGTATCAGGATCTGGAGCTGACCTATAACCGCGATATCAGCGGATTGTATGCCCAGCAGCAGGAGCTGAACCGCTTTTTTGTGCTGATCAACTGGATTGCCGGACCGGTACTGGCGCTGCTGCTCTATCTGCTGATCCGCCGGCTGACCAAGCCGCTAAAGCAGCTGTCGGAAACCACCCGCACGATCGCCGAAGGCGATTACTCGAACCGTGTGGAACTGCATAGCAGAGACGAGTTCGGGGAGCTGGCGGTTCACTTTAACCGGATGGCTGCCGCGGTGGAGCAACGGATGACCGAGCTCTCCGATATGGCGGAGGAGAAGCAGCGGATGGTCGATAATCTGGCCCATGAGCTGCGCACACCGCTGACCAGCATGCAGGGCTTCGCGGAGTTTCTTACCTCGGCCAACATCGGCCAGGAAGAGCAGATCAAGGCCGGTCATTACATTTGGAGCGAAACGGTCCGGCTGAAGAATCTGGCTTTTAAGCTGCTGGATCTGTCCGTGCTCCGGCACCAGCCCCTGGTACTTTCCGGGGTGGAGGTGTCCGGTCTGTTTGAGGCAGTAATGGAGACAGAGCAGCACAAGTTAAAAGAGAGCGGAATCCCGCTGGAGAGGGTCAGCTCCATTCCTGCCGTTCGGGGAGATGCCGATCTGCTGGCAGCTTTTCTGGTGAACCTGATCGAGAATGCGGTTCACGCCTCCAAGCCGGGCAGTAGGGTACGCCTGCTGGCCTATGAGCACAATGGGGAAGCTGTGCTGGAGGTGCGCGACAGCGGCAGCGGAATGACGCCGGAGCAGAGCAAACGCGCCTTCGAGCCATTCTACCGGGCAGACCCGGCCCGCTCGCGCCTCTATGGCAATGCCGGTCTTGGCTTGTCCTTATGCCGCCAGATTGCCGAGGCGCATCAGGCCAGAATTGAGCTGGAATCTGAGCCGGGACAAGGGACGTGCATCCGGCTTATTTTACAACTCCATAACAACTTGCCTCCTACTCTATAA
- a CDS encoding carbohydrate ABC transporter permease: MITNRKTDPVQWLKYVLLGIASLVVLFPPYVVVLNAFKGPDESSSPFALPASFLNFENFRIVIDQANILQAFGNTFLVIAVALLGNIIFGTMVSYALARVAFKGKGLILGLFLFASIIPTITTQVVIFSLIQSLGVFNTLFAPILLFVGADVLQITIYLQFIRNIPEELDESAMIDGASLFRIYLSIIFPLLSPATVTLVILKTINIYNELYIPFLYMPKQKLVMVSTSIMRFASNNQAQWSYICATILIIMIPTVLLYLFLQRFIFAGVTNGAVKG, translated from the coding sequence ATGATAACGAACAGAAAAACCGATCCCGTGCAATGGCTCAAATACGTACTGCTGGGCATTGCCAGCCTGGTTGTGCTGTTCCCGCCGTATGTGGTCGTGCTCAACGCCTTCAAGGGACCGGATGAGAGCTCCAGCCCGTTTGCGCTGCCTGCCAGCTTTTTAAACTTTGAGAATTTCCGGATTGTCATCGACCAGGCCAATATTCTGCAGGCGTTCGGCAACACGTTTCTGGTTATTGCGGTGGCCCTGCTGGGAAATATCATCTTCGGCACCATGGTCTCTTACGCGCTGGCCCGGGTTGCTTTTAAAGGAAAAGGATTGATTCTCGGGCTGTTCCTGTTTGCCAGCATCATTCCGACCATTACAACCCAGGTGGTTATCTTCTCGCTGATCCAGTCGCTTGGTGTGTTCAACACGCTGTTTGCGCCGATTCTGCTGTTTGTCGGAGCGGACGTGCTGCAAATTACGATCTACTTACAGTTCATCCGCAATATTCCCGAGGAGCTTGATGAGAGCGCGATGATTGACGGGGCAAGCCTGTTCCGGATTTATCTGTCTATTATTTTCCCGCTGCTCAGTCCGGCTACGGTAACGCTGGTTATTCTGAAGACGATCAATATTTACAACGAGCTCTACATTCCTTTCCTTTATATGCCTAAGCAAAAGCTGGTGATGGTCTCGACCTCCATTATGCGGTTTGCCAGCAACAATCAGGCCCAGTGGAGCTATATTTGTGCCACGATTCTGATCATCATGATCCCGACGGTCCTGCTGTACCTGTTCCTGCAGCGCTTCATCTTTGCCGGTGTAACAAACGGGGCGGTTAAGGGATAA
- a CDS encoding MarR family transcriptional regulator, which produces MNKQDQVMLEFRDLFNKLTWINKGKMEESLKGCKPSEVHCIEFIEKNTDSNVTKLAESLYMTKGAISKLTKKLTDRGLIESYQKPDNKKEVYFRLTEQGRTIFNIHEELHNEYRERDQAVFDQVTGEQYDSMLSFIEKYSRHLDAEIKKQGLDIHKSDSSE; this is translated from the coding sequence ATTAATAAACAGGATCAGGTTATGCTGGAGTTCCGGGACTTATTTAACAAGCTGACTTGGATTAATAAAGGGAAGATGGAAGAGAGTCTTAAAGGCTGTAAGCCGTCTGAAGTTCACTGTATTGAATTTATCGAAAAAAATACGGACTCCAATGTCACAAAGCTCGCAGAGTCCCTGTATATGACCAAGGGTGCTATCAGCAAACTAACCAAAAAGCTTACAGACAGAGGCCTTATCGAAAGCTATCAGAAGCCGGATAACAAGAAAGAGGTTTATTTCAGGCTGACTGAGCAGGGCAGAACCATATTTAACATTCATGAGGAGCTGCACAACGAGTATCGCGAGCGTGATCAAGCCGTATTTGATCAGGTAACCGGGGAGCAGTATGACAGTATGCTCAGCTTCATCGAAAAGTACAGCCGGCATCTGGATGCAGAAATCAAGAAACAAGGTCTGGATATCCATAAGTCTGACAGCTCTGAGTGA
- a CDS encoding response regulator transcription factor, translated as MAHILVVEDERPISDLITMNLKLVGHTYSKAYNGLEAADMLEQERTDLILLDVMLPGLDGFAVMQRIAHLQIPVILITAKNALADRIKGFELGAEDYIIKPFEMLELLARINVVLRRNEQAVPAFICDEVEVRFAERQVRVDQQPVDLTAREFELLEVLIRNRNIALSREKLLELAWGYDFAGDTRTVDVHIRQLRKKLGWEERIKTVFKLGYRLEVQV; from the coding sequence ATGGCTCATATATTAGTAGTTGAAGATGAACGACCGATCAGCGATCTGATTACAATGAACCTGAAACTGGTCGGACATACGTATTCCAAGGCTTACAACGGTCTGGAGGCGGCGGACATGCTGGAGCAGGAGCGGACAGATCTGATTCTGCTGGATGTTATGCTCCCGGGGCTGGACGGGTTTGCGGTGATGCAGCGGATTGCCCATTTGCAGATTCCGGTGATTCTGATTACGGCCAAAAATGCGCTGGCTGACCGGATCAAAGGGTTCGAGCTGGGGGCGGAGGATTATATCATCAAGCCGTTTGAAATGCTGGAGCTGCTGGCCCGGATCAATGTTGTGCTGCGCAGGAATGAACAGGCAGTGCCGGCTTTTATCTGCGATGAGGTGGAGGTGCGGTTCGCGGAGCGGCAGGTCAGGGTGGACCAGCAGCCGGTGGATCTGACCGCCAGGGAATTTGAGCTGCTTGAAGTGCTGATCCGCAACCGGAACATTGCTCTTTCCAGGGAAAAGCTGCTGGAGCTGGCCTGGGGTTATGATTTTGCCGGTGATACCCGCACTGTAGATGTCCATATCCGTCAGCTGCGCAAAAAGCTGGGCTGGGAAGAGCGGATCAAAACCGTATTCAAGCTGGGCTACCGCCTGGAGGTTCAGGTCTAG
- a CDS encoding SHOCT domain-containing protein: MDNQNLTNNSFELVLVNALKIPGVKVNRKEFLAHALADKVSITQLNEAIDKGPVEAGISLDILNKIAKSHIEKRTLQSSGASFAAGLPGGLAMAATIPADTLQFFGVALRLAQELAYLFGHKDMWHNQKIDIERVKGELTLFLGVMFGVGGSASALKILSAKLSQQMLKKLPQQALTKTIYYPIIKKIAAFIGVSLTKKTFAQGLSKAIPVLGGVISGGLTYASMKPMGNRLRQALMDTADGYSDEEFTQDYENVKREIIDITAEVVEEQDIEPFSDYVEQDETTELPRSASATAGESFSVADELIKFKQLLDAGVITQDEFDAQKSKLLSV, translated from the coding sequence TTGGATAATCAAAATTTAACGAATAACTCTTTTGAACTGGTATTAGTGAATGCTCTCAAAATTCCTGGTGTCAAAGTGAACCGCAAAGAGTTCCTGGCACACGCCTTAGCCGATAAGGTAAGCATCACCCAGTTGAATGAAGCAATTGATAAAGGCCCTGTTGAAGCAGGAATTTCCCTGGATATTCTCAATAAAATAGCGAAATCGCATATTGAAAAGCGTACGCTGCAAAGCTCAGGTGCTTCTTTTGCAGCAGGACTTCCCGGAGGATTGGCGATGGCTGCGACAATTCCTGCAGACACATTGCAGTTTTTCGGTGTAGCGCTGCGTTTGGCACAGGAACTGGCTTATCTGTTTGGGCATAAGGATATGTGGCACAATCAGAAGATCGATATTGAACGGGTAAAGGGTGAGCTTACTTTATTTTTGGGTGTCATGTTTGGTGTCGGAGGATCAGCTTCGGCGTTGAAGATTCTTTCGGCGAAGCTGTCTCAGCAAATGCTTAAAAAGCTTCCGCAGCAGGCACTTACCAAGACAATTTACTATCCGATTATTAAAAAAATTGCTGCGTTTATCGGCGTGAGCCTCACCAAAAAGACGTTTGCCCAAGGTCTATCGAAAGCAATCCCCGTGCTTGGAGGTGTTATCTCTGGAGGTCTCACCTATGCATCAATGAAGCCGATGGGGAACCGTCTGAGACAAGCACTAATGGATACAGCGGACGGCTATTCGGATGAAGAATTTACTCAGGATTATGAGAACGTTAAACGGGAGATTATTGATATCACCGCCGAAGTGGTAGAGGAACAAGATATTGAACCGTTTAGTGATTACGTTGAGCAAGATGAAACAACAGAGCTGCCACGGTCAGCCTCCGCAACAGCGGGTGAGTCGTTCAGTGTTGCAGATGAATTAATCAAGTTTAAGCAGCTTTTGGATGCCGGAGTCATTACACAAGATGAGTTTGATGCACAGAAGTCAAAACTGCTTAGTGTGTAG
- a CDS encoding AraC family transcriptional regulator produces the protein MNQIYYIETDATHESSFVFDIPQGHPCWLLVITKTPAQFWVDGHMKEYPAHSAILYEAHQKIYYRACGGLYVNDWLRFSSDETYISKAALPFGVPFALDDPEYCSKLFELLIVEHNFNRDYKESSVDCLLRTLFNKLLESYHHEGFQAQYYNLLKLRTAIQTNPGDHWTVSKMAQSLQLSAGYLQSIYKKTFGISCIEDVINSRIRLAKEYLLHNTLSTAEVAFHCGYHNVEHFCRQFKQFTGLTPGKFQSGNKDVSHRDFPADSN, from the coding sequence ATGAACCAGATTTACTACATTGAGACGGATGCAACGCATGAGAGCAGCTTCGTGTTTGATATTCCCCAGGGCCATCCGTGCTGGCTGCTGGTTATCACCAAAACCCCTGCCCAATTCTGGGTTGACGGGCATATGAAGGAATACCCTGCACACAGTGCTATCCTGTATGAGGCTCATCAGAAAATTTATTACCGGGCTTGCGGCGGGTTGTACGTTAATGACTGGCTACGTTTTTCTTCCGATGAGACTTACATCTCTAAAGCGGCACTGCCGTTCGGTGTTCCGTTTGCACTCGATGATCCGGAGTACTGCAGCAAGCTGTTTGAACTCTTGATCGTTGAACATAACTTTAACAGGGATTACAAGGAATCATCCGTCGATTGCTTATTACGCACGCTTTTCAATAAACTGCTGGAGTCTTATCATCATGAAGGGTTCCAGGCCCAATACTACAATCTGTTAAAGCTCCGCACGGCTATTCAGACTAATCCCGGGGATCATTGGACGGTTTCAAAAATGGCCCAATCTCTGCAGCTCAGCGCAGGTTATTTACAGAGTATTTATAAAAAGACCTTTGGCATCTCATGTATAGAGGATGTTATTAACAGCAGAATACGTTTGGCAAAAGAATATCTGCTCCACAACACCTTGAGCACCGCTGAAGTCGCGTTCCATTGCGGGTATCATAATGTGGAGCACTTCTGCCGGCAATTCAAGCAATTTACGGGATTAACTCCCGGGAAATTTCAAAGCGGTAATAAGGACGTTAGCCATCGGGATTTTCCGGCAGATTCAAATTAA